One segment of Castanea sativa cultivar Marrone di Chiusa Pesio chromosome 3, ASM4071231v1 DNA contains the following:
- the LOC142626710 gene encoding putative aldo-keto reductase 1: MADKHSAQIPKVKLGNQGLEVSKLGFGCMGLSGVYNDPVQEEVGISIIKYAFSKGITFFDSADVYGANANEVLVGKALKQLPREKIQLATKFGIVKMEANRVTVNGTPEYVRSCCEGSLKRLDVDCIDLYYQHRVDTSVPIEDTIGELKKLVEEGKIKYIGLSEASADTIRRAHAVHPITAVQMEWSLWTREIEEEIIPLCRELGIGIVPYSPLGRGFFGGKAVIESIPANSFLNANPRFQGENFDQNKTLYFRLGKLAEKHGCTPAQLALAWILHQGDDVVPIPGTTKIKNLDDNIGSIRVNLGREDVKEISDVIPVNEVAGDRISDNFIRCSWKFANTPSRDSKLA; this comes from the exons ATGGCTGACAAGCACAGTGCCCAAATTCCAAAAGTGAAACTTGGAAATCAGGGACTTGAG GTTTCAAAGCTGGGGTTTGGCTGTATGGGGCTGTCTGGAGTCTACAATGATCCTGTCCAGGAAGAGGTTGGCATATCCATCATCAAGTATGCATTCAGTAAAGGAATCACATTCTTTGATTCAGCAGATGTTTATGGAGCAAATGCTAATGAAGTTTTGGTTGGAAAG GCATTGAAGCAGTTGCCTAGGGAGAAGATTCAGTTAGCCACAAAATTTGGTATCGTCAAAATGGAAGCTAATAGAGTTACAGTTAATGGTACTCCTGAATATGTCCGCTCCTGTTGTGAGGGTAGTCTGAAGCGCCTTGATGTGGATTGTATTGATCTCTACTACCAGCACCGTGTTGACACTTCAGTACCTATAGAAGACACT aTTGGGGAACTTAAGAAGTTGgtggaagaaggaaaaataaagtatATTGGATTGTCTGAAGCTAGTGCAGACACAATAAGGAGGGCACATGCAGTTCATCCCATCACTGCTGTACAAATGGAGTGGTCCCTCTGGACTCGCGAAATTGAGGAAGAAATAATCCCCCTTTGCAG GGAGCTTGGAATTGGAATAGTACCATACAGCCCTCTTGGTCGTGGATTTTTTGGTGGCAAAGCAGTCATAGAAAGTATACCTGCAAATAGTTTTTTG AATGCAAATCCTAGATTTCAAGGAGAGAATTTTGATCAAAACAAGACCCTCTATTTTCGATTAGGAAAGTTGGCTGAAAAGCACGGATGCACCCCTGCACAACTTGCACTTGCATGGATTCTTCATCAAGGAGACGATGTGGTTCCCATCCCTG GGACAACTAAgataaaaaatcttgatgatAACATTGGTTCCATAAGAGTGAACCTCGGTAGAGAAGATGTGAAGGAGATTTCTGATGTGATACCCGTCAATGAGGTTGCAGGGGATAGAATAAGTGATAATTTTATTCGCTGCTCATGGAAGTTTGCAAATACTCCATCAAGGGACAGCAAATTAGCTTAA